One window of Mobula hypostoma chromosome 30, sMobHyp1.1, whole genome shotgun sequence genomic DNA carries:
- the LOC134339733 gene encoding forkhead box protein A2-like → MLNGIKLDGVDFSDWDCYYTGNEVYQPMANMNPGMNLNPYEEDARHPGTINVSYINPGMVSHHHHLLPGMGAGAGAATSAASEVTGLEGSMGSPMDQVGAQPNAISQIASYCSVNPAIGPALRRGSLEFAGDSKSFRRNYTHAKPPYSYISLITMAIQQSSQKMLTLNEIYQWIMDFFPYYRQNQQRWQNSIRHSLSFNDCFIKMPRSPEKPGKGSYWALHPDSGNMFENGCYLRRQKRFKCERRSEAAAAPRKSGVAPAPESLGPRDVSPDTDSSVGSPGSEQGRNQGRPLYQQLGKASPEASPGIPSQESPPDTKSASLVPSQPSFLSQLSSEVYLKPDPQFPLNHPFSITNLMSAEQQAGRVDVKPYEQMVEFSSYGPSMTTDVSMNSVFSKTGLDLMPIASEPPAYQSLCSRPVLSSI, encoded by the coding sequence GTTTACCAGCCGATGGCCAACATGAACCCGGGGATGAACCTGAATCCTTACGAGGAGGACGCGAGGCATCCTGGCACCATCAACGTGTCCTACATAAACCCCGGGATGGTaagccaccaccaccacctgctGCCGGGTATGGGGGCCGGCGCTGGAGCCGCGACCAGTGCGGCCTCTGAGGTCACCGGGCTGGAGGGCTCGATGGGTTCACCAATGGATCAGGTTGGAGCCCAACCCAATGCCATCAGCCAGATTGCTTCCTACTGCAGCGTCAACCCTGCCATCGGCCCAGCGCTCAGACGGGGCAGTCTGGAGTTTGCGGGGGACAGCAAGAGCTTCAGGCGGAACTACACGCACGCCAAGCCTCCATATTCCTACATCTCCCTCATAACCATGGCCATCCAACAATCCTCACAGAAGATGCTGACGCTCAACGAGATCTACCAGTGGATCATGGACTTCTTCCCCTACTACCGGCAGAACCAGCAGCGCTGGCAGAACTCCATTCGCCACTCCCTGTCTTTCAACGACTGCTTCATCAAGATGCCCCGGTCGCCAGAGAAACCGGGAAAGGGCTCCTACTGGGCCCTCCACCCGGACTCGGGCAACATGTTCGAGAACGGCTGCTACCTCAGGAGGCAGAAGCGGTTCAAGTGCGAGCGGCGGAGCGAGGCAGCGGCCGCCCCGCGGAAGAGTGGCGTGGCCCCTGCGCCGGAGAGCCTGGGGCCGAGGGACGTGTCGCCGGACACAGACTCTTCCGTTGGGTCACCCGGCTCGGAGCAGGGGAGGAACCAGGGGAGGCCCCTCTACCAGCAGCTGGGCAAGGCATCCCCAGAGGCCAGCCCTGGCATCCCGAGCCAGGAGAGTCCCCCGGACACCAAGTCGGCTTCCTTGGTGCCCTCCCAGCCTTCGTTCCTCTCCCAGCTCTCCTCTGAGGTCTACCTCAAGCCTGACCCTCAGTTTCCCTTGAACCACCCTTTCTCAATCACCAACCTCATGTCGGCTGAGCAGCAGGCCGGCAGGGTGGATGTGAAGCCCTACGAGCAGATGGTAGAGTTCTCCAGCTACGGACCCTCGATGACCACCGACGTCTCCATGAACTCCGTGTTCTCCAAAACCGGACTGGACCTCATGCCCATAGCCAGCGAGCCGCCCGCCTACCAGTCTCTGTGCTCCCGACCAGTTCTGAGCTCGATATAG